From Zingiber officinale cultivar Zhangliang chromosome 5B, Zo_v1.1, whole genome shotgun sequence, the proteins below share one genomic window:
- the LOC121984133 gene encoding peroxisomal membrane protein PEX14-like isoform X1: MANSSQNSASGVDKAMDSAQQVSEGEATIESLEKSVFTIPEPVREDQVQNAVNFLSHPKVRGSPVLYRRAFLEKKGLRKEEIDEAFRRVPDPSLNAEAVEAPIADQANKTITQPTSVTLQPQVPYQISKQSPSIPSPTTSFHQLKFHWSQAIFVLGLLAASGAGMAVLFKKMFVPKLKAWVRKVVAEKNDFKLINRSKANVAEEAAEAAKAAASAAAVVAVASQEFVNAKHEERKYFETFTRLLDVQLEEMKSIGNVIRKIEVSRKELTDDNDLHTNRQSDISKGIINNPWGTDQVDHSSSSTLGAQHQKVNGSLNMKFGTVRPLSNPPSTIPTPPPSHPKSYMEIIEMIQRGERPPNIKDIDDSPPNPNQPIAKPCLPPRPKPWEVSQQGSTFGLQSKANGLRLNSEVYNSQLNESHSTGVEPWRSKQSIQISEIESDPEEQFYDAVRSIGSPMKRGWVPTEPPAFLMPEAADAIRQPKSSTQRQQSGDDSLMISSSNIHADKPQNSGSTLTDLNLATDQERGAGVEIK, translated from the exons ATGGCTAATAGCTCGCAGAACTCCG CATCGGGAGTGGATAAAGCCATGGACAGTGCTCAACAAGTCTCTGAAGGCGAGGCTACTATTGAATCTCTAGAAAAATCAGTTTTTACTATTCCAGAACCAGTTAGGGAGGACCAAGTGCAAAATGCTGTCAATTTTTTGTCACATCCGAAAGTGAGGGGTTCTCCTGTACTATATAGGCGAGCTTTTTTAGAGAAGAAAGGCCTCAGAAAAGAGGAAATTGATGAAGCCTTTCGTCGTGTACCA GATCCTTCATTGAATGCTGAAGCTGTTGAAGCTCCCATTGCAGATCAAGCTAATAAAACAA TTACCCAACCAACATCTGTAACATTGCAACCACAAGTTCCATATCAGATTTCAAAACAATCACCTTCTATTCCTTCTCCAACTACTAGCTTTCATCAATTGAAGTTTCATTGGAGCCAAGCTATTTTTGTTCTTGGGTTACTTGCTGCTTCAGGAGCTGGAATGGCTGTGCTTTTTAAG AAGATGTTTGTTCCCAAGTTGAAAGCTTGGGTTCGTAAGGTGGTTGCAGAAAAGAATGATTTCAAGTTGATTAACAGATCAAAAGCTAATGTGGCTGAAGAAGCAGCAGAAGCTGCAAAAGCAGCTGCTTCTGCAGCAGCTGTTGTTGCTGTAGCAAGTCAAGAATTTGTCAATGCCAAACATGAAG AGAGGAAGTACTTTGAGACATTTACTAGACTGTTAGATGTTCAACTTGAGGAGATGAAGTCCATTGGCAATGTCATACGTAAAATAGAAGTTTCAAGAAAAGAATTGACTGATGATAATGATCTGCACACGAACAGGCAATCAGACATATCGAAGG GTATAATCAACAATCCATGGGGAACAGATCAAGTTGACCATTCAAGCTCTTCTACTTTAGGTGCACAG CATCAAAAAGTAAATGGTTCTCTGAATATGAAATTTGGAACAG tgAGGCCGTTATCAAATCCTCCATCCACAATACCTACACCACCACCATCCCATCCCAAATCATACATGGAG ATCATAGAAATGATACAAAGGGGGGAAAGGCCTCCTAACATCAAG GATATTGATGACAGTCCTCCCAATCCTAACCAACCAATAGCTAAACCTTGTCTACCTCCTAGACCCAAG CCTTGGGAAGTCAGTCAGCAAGGATCCACTTTTGGTCTTCAATCCAAAGCAAATGGCCTCAGGTTGAATTCTGAAGTTTACAACTCTCAACTAAATGAGAGCCATTCAACTGGAGTAGAGCCTTGGCGGAGTAAGCAATCAATTCAAATCTCTGAGATCGAATCTGACCCAGAAGAGCAGTTTTACGATGCAGTGAGATCCATTGGAAGCCCCATGAAACGAGGATGGGTTCCAACAGAGCCACCAGCATTTCTAATGCCAGAAGCTGCAGATGCTATTAGGCAGCCAAAATCATCCACTCAGAGGCAGCAATCAGGTGACGATAGCTTGATGATCTCCTCTAGCAATATCCACGCCGACAAACCCCAAAATTCTGGTAGCACTTTGACAGATCTCAATTTAGCTACAGATCAGGAAAGGGGTGCAGGTGTAGAAATCAAGTAA
- the LOC121984133 gene encoding peroxisomal membrane protein PEX14-like isoform X3 has product MANSSQNSASGVDKAMDSAQQVSEGEATIESLEKSVFTIPEPVREDQVQNAVNFLSHPKVRGSPVLYRRAFLEKKGLRKEEIDEAFRRVPDPSLNAEAVEAPIADQANKTITQPTSVTLQPQVPYQISKQSPSIPSPTTSFHQLKFHWSQAIFVLGLLAASGAGMAVLFKKMFVPKLKAWVRKVVAEKNDFKLINRSKANVAEEAAEAAKAAASAAAVVAVASQEFVNAKHEGIINNPWGTDQVDHSSSSTLGAQHQKVNGSLNMKFGTVRPLSNPPSTIPTPPPSHPKSYMEIIEMIQRGERPPNIKDIDDSPPNPNQPIAKPCLPPRPKPWEVSQQGSTFGLQSKANGLRLNSEVYNSQLNESHSTGVEPWRSKQSIQISEIESDPEEQFYDAVRSIGSPMKRGWVPTEPPAFLMPEAADAIRQPKSSTQRQQSGDDSLMISSSNIHADKPQNSGSTLTDLNLATDQERGAGVEIK; this is encoded by the exons ATGGCTAATAGCTCGCAGAACTCCG CATCGGGAGTGGATAAAGCCATGGACAGTGCTCAACAAGTCTCTGAAGGCGAGGCTACTATTGAATCTCTAGAAAAATCAGTTTTTACTATTCCAGAACCAGTTAGGGAGGACCAAGTGCAAAATGCTGTCAATTTTTTGTCACATCCGAAAGTGAGGGGTTCTCCTGTACTATATAGGCGAGCTTTTTTAGAGAAGAAAGGCCTCAGAAAAGAGGAAATTGATGAAGCCTTTCGTCGTGTACCA GATCCTTCATTGAATGCTGAAGCTGTTGAAGCTCCCATTGCAGATCAAGCTAATAAAACAA TTACCCAACCAACATCTGTAACATTGCAACCACAAGTTCCATATCAGATTTCAAAACAATCACCTTCTATTCCTTCTCCAACTACTAGCTTTCATCAATTGAAGTTTCATTGGAGCCAAGCTATTTTTGTTCTTGGGTTACTTGCTGCTTCAGGAGCTGGAATGGCTGTGCTTTTTAAG AAGATGTTTGTTCCCAAGTTGAAAGCTTGGGTTCGTAAGGTGGTTGCAGAAAAGAATGATTTCAAGTTGATTAACAGATCAAAAGCTAATGTGGCTGAAGAAGCAGCAGAAGCTGCAAAAGCAGCTGCTTCTGCAGCAGCTGTTGTTGCTGTAGCAAGTCAAGAATTTGTCAATGCCAAACATGAAG GTATAATCAACAATCCATGGGGAACAGATCAAGTTGACCATTCAAGCTCTTCTACTTTAGGTGCACAG CATCAAAAAGTAAATGGTTCTCTGAATATGAAATTTGGAACAG tgAGGCCGTTATCAAATCCTCCATCCACAATACCTACACCACCACCATCCCATCCCAAATCATACATGGAG ATCATAGAAATGATACAAAGGGGGGAAAGGCCTCCTAACATCAAG GATATTGATGACAGTCCTCCCAATCCTAACCAACCAATAGCTAAACCTTGTCTACCTCCTAGACCCAAG CCTTGGGAAGTCAGTCAGCAAGGATCCACTTTTGGTCTTCAATCCAAAGCAAATGGCCTCAGGTTGAATTCTGAAGTTTACAACTCTCAACTAAATGAGAGCCATTCAACTGGAGTAGAGCCTTGGCGGAGTAAGCAATCAATTCAAATCTCTGAGATCGAATCTGACCCAGAAGAGCAGTTTTACGATGCAGTGAGATCCATTGGAAGCCCCATGAAACGAGGATGGGTTCCAACAGAGCCACCAGCATTTCTAATGCCAGAAGCTGCAGATGCTATTAGGCAGCCAAAATCATCCACTCAGAGGCAGCAATCAGGTGACGATAGCTTGATGATCTCCTCTAGCAATATCCACGCCGACAAACCCCAAAATTCTGGTAGCACTTTGACAGATCTCAATTTAGCTACAGATCAGGAAAGGGGTGCAGGTGTAGAAATCAAGTAA
- the LOC121987250 gene encoding fasciclin-like arabinogalactan protein 12 — translation MFFFLSVSSFLLLTAPPVRSQAPSPSSGGPLNLTAILVKAGQYSSFVRLLQQTRIDVQLNSQLNNSYNGITVFAPTDNAFAGLGTLNKLSQQEQINLVLYHVLPRYYSFATFQSASNPLPTQASDRTGVFTLNITTTAVNANQANISTGVVNTTFSNVLYADFPLAAYSVDKVLLPYAIFGPKPPASAPAPSARSNHATTNSSDAGIAPPPGSRSSSNNDAGGGSSSAATRRAREVGYWSLIAGVGFLGMAAGNIL, via the coding sequence ATGTTCTTCTTCTTATCTGTTTCATCCTTCCTCCTCCTGACCGCCCCGCCGGTCCGGTCCCAAGCTCCCTCGCCCTCCTCCGGCGGCCCCCTCAACCTGACGGCCATCCTGGTCAAGGCCGGGCAGTACTCCTCCTTCGTCCGCCTCCTCCAGCAGACCCGCATCGACGTGCAGCTCAACAGCCAGCTCAACAACAGCTACAACGGCATCACGGTCTTCGCCCCCACCGACAACGCCTTCGCCGGCCTCGGCACCCTCAACAAGCTCTCCCAGCAGGAGCAGATCAATCTGGTCCTCTACCACGTCCTCCCCCGCTACTACAGCTTCGCCACCTTCCAGAGCGCCAGCAACCCCCTCCCCACTCAGGCCTCCGACCGGACCGGAGTCTTCACCCTCAACATCACCACCACCGCCGTCAATGCCAACCAGGCCAACATCTCCACCGGCGTCGTCAACACCACCTTCAGCAACGTGCTCTACGCCGACTTCCCTCTCGCCGCCTACTCCGTCGACAAGGTGCTGCTGCCTTACGcaatcttcggccccaagccaccCGCCTCAGCTCCCGCGCCGTCAGCCAGGAGTAATCATGCTACCACGAACTCCTCCGACGCCGGGATAGCTCCGCCACCGGGGAGCAGAAGCAGCAGCAATAACGACGCCGGAGGCGGCTCATCGTCGGCGGCCACCAGAAGGGCTAGAGAAGTGGGATATTGGAGCTTGATTGCAGGCGTTGGCTTTCTAGGCATGGCGGCCGGTAACATATTGTGA
- the LOC121984133 gene encoding peroxisomal membrane protein PEX14-like isoform X2: MANSSQNSASGVDKAMDSAQQVSEGEATIESLEKSVFTIPEPVREDQVQNAVNFLSHPKVRGSPVLYRRAFLEKKGLRKEEIDEAFRRVPDPSLNAEAVEAPIADQANKTITQPTSVTLQPQVPYQISKQSPSIPSPTTSFHQLKFHWSQAIFVLGLLAASGAGMAVLFKMFVPKLKAWVRKVVAEKNDFKLINRSKANVAEEAAEAAKAAASAAAVVAVASQEFVNAKHEERKYFETFTRLLDVQLEEMKSIGNVIRKIEVSRKELTDDNDLHTNRQSDISKGIINNPWGTDQVDHSSSSTLGAQHQKVNGSLNMKFGTVRPLSNPPSTIPTPPPSHPKSYMEIIEMIQRGERPPNIKDIDDSPPNPNQPIAKPCLPPRPKPWEVSQQGSTFGLQSKANGLRLNSEVYNSQLNESHSTGVEPWRSKQSIQISEIESDPEEQFYDAVRSIGSPMKRGWVPTEPPAFLMPEAADAIRQPKSSTQRQQSGDDSLMISSSNIHADKPQNSGSTLTDLNLATDQERGAGVEIK, translated from the exons ATGGCTAATAGCTCGCAGAACTCCG CATCGGGAGTGGATAAAGCCATGGACAGTGCTCAACAAGTCTCTGAAGGCGAGGCTACTATTGAATCTCTAGAAAAATCAGTTTTTACTATTCCAGAACCAGTTAGGGAGGACCAAGTGCAAAATGCTGTCAATTTTTTGTCACATCCGAAAGTGAGGGGTTCTCCTGTACTATATAGGCGAGCTTTTTTAGAGAAGAAAGGCCTCAGAAAAGAGGAAATTGATGAAGCCTTTCGTCGTGTACCA GATCCTTCATTGAATGCTGAAGCTGTTGAAGCTCCCATTGCAGATCAAGCTAATAAAACAA TTACCCAACCAACATCTGTAACATTGCAACCACAAGTTCCATATCAGATTTCAAAACAATCACCTTCTATTCCTTCTCCAACTACTAGCTTTCATCAATTGAAGTTTCATTGGAGCCAAGCTATTTTTGTTCTTGGGTTACTTGCTGCTTCAGGAGCTGGAATGGCTGTGCTTTTTAAG ATGTTTGTTCCCAAGTTGAAAGCTTGGGTTCGTAAGGTGGTTGCAGAAAAGAATGATTTCAAGTTGATTAACAGATCAAAAGCTAATGTGGCTGAAGAAGCAGCAGAAGCTGCAAAAGCAGCTGCTTCTGCAGCAGCTGTTGTTGCTGTAGCAAGTCAAGAATTTGTCAATGCCAAACATGAAG AGAGGAAGTACTTTGAGACATTTACTAGACTGTTAGATGTTCAACTTGAGGAGATGAAGTCCATTGGCAATGTCATACGTAAAATAGAAGTTTCAAGAAAAGAATTGACTGATGATAATGATCTGCACACGAACAGGCAATCAGACATATCGAAGG GTATAATCAACAATCCATGGGGAACAGATCAAGTTGACCATTCAAGCTCTTCTACTTTAGGTGCACAG CATCAAAAAGTAAATGGTTCTCTGAATATGAAATTTGGAACAG tgAGGCCGTTATCAAATCCTCCATCCACAATACCTACACCACCACCATCCCATCCCAAATCATACATGGAG ATCATAGAAATGATACAAAGGGGGGAAAGGCCTCCTAACATCAAG GATATTGATGACAGTCCTCCCAATCCTAACCAACCAATAGCTAAACCTTGTCTACCTCCTAGACCCAAG CCTTGGGAAGTCAGTCAGCAAGGATCCACTTTTGGTCTTCAATCCAAAGCAAATGGCCTCAGGTTGAATTCTGAAGTTTACAACTCTCAACTAAATGAGAGCCATTCAACTGGAGTAGAGCCTTGGCGGAGTAAGCAATCAATTCAAATCTCTGAGATCGAATCTGACCCAGAAGAGCAGTTTTACGATGCAGTGAGATCCATTGGAAGCCCCATGAAACGAGGATGGGTTCCAACAGAGCCACCAGCATTTCTAATGCCAGAAGCTGCAGATGCTATTAGGCAGCCAAAATCATCCACTCAGAGGCAGCAATCAGGTGACGATAGCTTGATGATCTCCTCTAGCAATATCCACGCCGACAAACCCCAAAATTCTGGTAGCACTTTGACAGATCTCAATTTAGCTACAGATCAGGAAAGGGGTGCAGGTGTAGAAATCAAGTAA